The following coding sequences lie in one Glycine max cultivar Williams 82 chromosome 19, Glycine_max_v4.0, whole genome shotgun sequence genomic window:
- the LOC100797242 gene encoding Protein LEAD-SENSITIVE 1-like, translated as MGLLSNRVERHEIKPGDHIYTYRAVFTYSHHGIFVGGSKVVHFRPERNLKSMTETSSNWDDPTSNPCPTFPDCGFRQPNSGVVLSCLDCFLRNGSLYCFEYEVSPSVFLSRIRGGTCTTASADPPETVIHRAMYLLQNGFGNYNVFQNNCEDFALYCKTGLLIQDKQGVGRSGQASSVIGAPLAAMISSPLKLLMPSPVGVATVTAGMYCMSRYATDIGVRSDVIKVPVEDLAVNLGWICQEEEEVAEHENPDRQITTR; from the exons ATGGGTCTGCTTTCTAACAGAGTGGAGAGACATGAGATCAAGCCTGGCGATCACATCTACACATACAGAGCTGTTTTCACCTATTCTCATCatg GCATTTTTGTTGGGGGAAGCAAGGTTGTACATTTCAGACCTGAAAGAAACTTAAAGTCAATGACTGAGACATCATCAAACTGGGATGATCCAACATCAAACCCATGTCCAACCTTTCCTGATTGTGGATTCAGACAACCAAACAGTGGAGTAGTCCTTTCTTGCTTAGACTGCTTCCTTCGAAATGGGTCTCTTTACTGTTTTGAGTATGAGGTTTCACCATCTGTTTTCCTCAGCAGAATAAGGGGTGGCACATGCACTACTGCATCAGCTGACCCACCAGAGACTGTTATTCATCGAGCTATGTATCTTCTTCAAAACGGCTTTGGaaattataatgtttttcaGAACAATTGTGAGGATTTTGCCTTGTACTGCAAAACTGGTCTTTTGATACAAGACAAGCAAGGGGTTGGAAGAAGTGGCCAAGCTTCTTCTGTTATTGGTGCTCCATTGGCTGCAATGATCTCTTCTCCTCTCAAGTTGTTAATGCCAAGTCCTGTTGGTGTTGCTACTGTAACTGCAGGAATGTACTGCATGAGCAGATATGCAACTGATATTGGTGTCAGAAGTGATGTGATCAAGGTGCCAGTGGAAGACTTGGCTGTGAACCTTGGATGGATTTGtcaagaggaggaggaggtagCTGAACATGAAAATCCAGACAGACAGATTACCACCAGATGA
- the LOC100803620 gene encoding bifunctional fucokinase/fucose pyrophosphorylase — protein sequence MERGKRWWRVKQKEDLASLLRKSWYHLRLSVRDPCRVPTWDAIVLTAASPEQAQLYNWQLERAKRMGRISASTVTLAVPDPLGQRIGSGAATLNAIHALARCINTNVFLLAKKHILLLHAGGDSKRVPWANPMGKVFLPLPYLASDDPDGPVPLLFDHILAIASCARQAFGNQGGMLTMTGDVLPCFDASLMTLPVDTSCIITVPITLDVAANHGVIVAAETEHSTQSYAVSLVDNLLQKPSVDELVKSKAVLADGRTLLDTGIIAVRGKAWLELVTLACSCQQMISELLQSKKEMSLYEDLVAAWVPAKHEWLRKRPLGEELVNKLGKRKMFSYCAYDLLFLHFGTSNEVLEQLSGVGSELVGRRHLCSIPATTASDITASAIILSSKIAPGVSIGEDSLIYDSSICGGIHIGSLCIVVGVNISLDNLLSVENSIKFMLPDRHCLWEVPLIGNRELVLVYCGLHDNPKSSLSKDGTFCGKPWKKILHDLGIQESDLWGSSGPEKYLWNSKIFPILPYAQMVEVAMWLMGLANEKSESMLPLWKYSRRISLEELHRSIDFSRICIDSSNHQADLVAGIAKACISYGMLGRNLSQLCEEILQKEGSGVEICKEFLAMCPIVQEQNSNILPQSRAYQVQVDLLRACNDEGMACELEHKVWAAVADETASAVRYGFKEHLSESPGSISCQEFQNNHHDNCTHLPFHPRRVKVELPVRVDFVGGWSDTPPWSIERAGCVLNMAISLEGSPPIGTIIETTKAEGILFTDDAENQLFVGDYKSICAPFDGDDPFRLVKSALLVTGIIHDNILVDMGMHIKTWANVPRGSGLGTSSILAAAVVKGLLQIIDGDDSTENVARLVLVLEQLMGTGGGWQDQIGGLYPGIKCTSSFPGIPLRLQVVPLLASPQLISELQQRLLVVFTGQVRLAHKVLQKVVVRYLRRDNLLVSSIKRLAELAKIGREALMNCDVDELGEIILEAWRLHQELDPYCSNEFIDRLFSFATPYCCGYKLVGAGGGGFALLLAKDAQLAKELRRRLEDEKHFEVKVYDWQIFL from the exons ATGGAGAGGGGTAAGAGGTGGTGGAGGGTGAAACAGAAGGAGGACTTGGCGTCCCTTCTGCGGAAATCATGGTACCATCTGAGGTTGTCGGTGCGAGACCCGTGTCGGGTTCCAACGTGGGATGCCATTGTGCTCACCGCCGCTAGCCCCGAACAAGCTCAATTGTACAACTGGCAGCTGGAGCGGGCCAAGCGGATGGGTCGGATCTCTGCCTCCACCGTCACCCTCGCCGTCCCCGACCCTCTCGGCCAAAGGATCGGATCCGGCGCCGCCACTCTCAATGCCATCCATGCCCTCGCTCGCTGCATTAatacaaatgtttttcttttggcGAAGAAGCATATACTGTTGCTGCATGCTGGAGGTGATTCAAAACGGGTTCCGTGGGCAAATCCTATGGGGAAAGTGTTCCTGCCGCTTCCTTATTTGGCTTCAGATGACCCTGATGGCCCCGTTCCCCTTCTCTTCGACCATATACTTGCTATTGCTTCTTGTGCAAGACAAGCTTTTGGAAATCAAG GTGGAATGCTAACCATGACTGGTGATGTACTCCCATGTTTTGATGCATCCCTTATGACTCTTCCTGTGGACACTTCTTGCATCATCACTGTTCCAATCACCCTTGATGTTGCTGCAAACCATGGAGTAATTGTTGCGGCTGAAACTGAGCATTCAACTCAAAGTTATGCAGTCAGTTTAGTAGACAATCTCCTGCAGAAACCTTCTGTAGATGAGCTAGTTAAAAGTAAGGCAGTTTTAGCTGATGGTAGAACACTTCTTGATACTGGAATAATAGCAGTTAGAGGTAAGGCATGGTTGGAGCTTGTTACACTCGCATGTTCCTGCCAGCAAATGATTTCAGAGCTCCTGCAGAGCAAAAAAGAG ATGAGTTTATATGAAGATCTGGTTGCTGCCTGGGTACCTGCAAAGCATGAGTGGCTGAGAAAGCGTCCTTTGGGTGAAGAACTGGTCAATAAATTGGGAAAGAGGAAGATGTTCAGCTACTGTGCCT ATGATCTGTTGTTCTTGCATTTTGGCACCTCGAATGAAGTTTTAGAGCAACTTAGTGGTGTTGGTTCAGAACTGGTTGGTAGAAGACATCTATGTTCTATTCCAGCAACCACTGCATCTGATATTACAGCATCTGCTATTATTCTTTCTAGTAAAATTGCTCCTGGTGTCTCAATTGGGGAAGATTCTCTCATATATGATTCATCCATTTGTGGTGGAATACATATTGGCTCCTTATGTATAGTGGTTGGTGTGAATATCTCTCTAGACAACCTTTTAAGTGTTGAAAATTCAATCAAGTTCATGCTTCCAGATCGCCATTGTCTTTGGGAGGTTCCCTTGATTGGAAATAGGGAGCTGGTCCTAGTATATTGTGGCCTTCATGATAACCCCAAAAGTTCACTTTCTAAAGATGGTACATTTTGTGGGAAACCTTGGAAGAAAATTTTACATGATTTAGGTATTCAAGAAAGTGACTTATGGGGCTCCTCAGGCCCTGAAAAGTATTTATGGAATTCAAAAATTTTCCCCATACTTCCTTATGCCCAAATGGTCGAGGTAGCAATGTGGTTGATGGGCTTAGCCAATGAAAAAAGTGAATCCATGCTTCCTTTATGGAAATATTCCCGGCGCATCAGTTTGGAGGAATTGCATAGATCAATTGATTTTTCAAGAATATGTATAGATTCTAGTAATCATCAAGCTGATCTTGTGGCGGGAATTGCAAAAGCTTGCATCAGCTATGGAATGCTGGGGCGCAATTTGTCGCAGTTATGCGAAGAAATTCTTCAAAAGGAGGGTTCTGGAGTTGAAATATGTAAGGAATTCTTAGCTATGTGTCCAATAGTTCAGGAGCAAAACTCTAATATACTTCCCCAAAGCCGGGCATATCAGGTGCAAGTTGATCTTCTTCGTGCTTGCAATGATGAAGGGATGGCATGCGAGTTGGAGCACAAAGTTTGGGCTGCTGTGGCTGATGAAACTGCGTCAGCAGTAAGATATGGATTCAAAG AACATTTATCAGAGTCTCCTGGTAGCATTTCCTGTCAGGAGTTCCAGAATAATCATCATGATAACTGCACTCATCTTCCTTTCCATCCTAGAAGGGTAAAAGTAGAATTACCAGTTCGCGTAGATTTTGTTGGGGGTTGGAGTGATACCCCTCCATGGAGCATTGAACGTGCTGGATGTGTTTTGAATATGGCAATAAGCTTGGAAGGTTCTCCTCCAATTGGCACCATCATAGAGACAACTAAAGCAGAAGGAATATTATTTACTGATGATGCAGAGAACCAGTTATTTGTTGGAGATTATAAGTCTATTTGCGCACCATTTGATGGAGATGACCCATTTCGGCTGGTCAAATCTGCATTACTTGTGACTGGAATTATTCATGACAACATTCTTGTAGATATGGGCATGCACATCAAAACATGGGCCAATGTCCCCCGGGGCAGTGGATTGGGTACTTCTAGTATCTTAGCTGCTGCAGTGGTTAAAGGGCTTCTCCAAATAATTGATGGGGATGACAGCACGGAGAATGTTGCTAGACTTGTTTTAGTGTTAGAACAACTTATGGGTACTGGAGGTGGCTGGCAGGACCAAATAGGGGGTTTGTACCCAGGGATTAAATGTACTTCGAGCTTTCCTGGAATTCCACTGCGGCTTCAAGTTGTCCCTCTTTTGGCTTCACCTCAGTTGATTTCCGAGTTGCAGCAACGGCTTCTTGTGGTATTTACTGGTCAA GTTCGACTTGCACATAAGGTGCTGCAGAAGGTGGTTGTTAGATATCTTCGCCGGGATAACCTTCTTGTGTCGAGCATCAAGCGCCTTGCTGAACTGGCGAAGATTGGGAGAGAAGCTTTGATGAACTGTGACGTAGATGAACTTGGTGAGATCATTCTGGAGGCTTGGAGATTGCATCAGGAACTTGACCCTTACTGCAGCAACGAGTTTATTGACAGACTATTTTCTTTTGCCACTCCTTACTGCTGTGGCTACAAGCTGGTTGGAGCTGGTGGTGGGGGCTTTGCCCTGTTACTTGCAAAAGATGCACAGCTTGCCAAGGAACTGAGGCGGAGACTAGAAGATGagaaacattttgaagtcaaagTATATGATTGGCAGATATTCCTATAG
- the LOC100798325 gene encoding calcium-binding protein KIC, producing the protein MESNQSAKEITVEVEEFEDLLPVMAKKLDVETFVSELCGGFNLLADPETGLITGESLMRNSTLLGMDGMSKEEAETMVRQGDLDGDGKLNETEFCILMVRLSPGIMEDAEAWLHKALEQELTKSST; encoded by the coding sequence ATGGAAAGCAACCAATCGGCTAAAGAGATCACGGTGGAAGTAGAAGAGTTCGAGGACTTGCTGCCTGTGATGGCAAAGAAGTTGGATGTGGAGACCTTTGTGTCGGAGTTGTGTGGGGGTTTCAATCTCCTGGCTGACCCAGAAACAGGTTTGATCACTGGTGAGAGTCTCATGAGGAATTCAACTCTGTTGGGTATGGATGGGATGAGCAAAGAGGAAGCAGAGACCATGGTTAGACAGGGAGATCTTGATGGGGACGGGAAGCTCAATGAAACTGAGTTTTGCATCCTTATGGTGAGGCTTAGCCCTGGGATCATGGAAGATGCTGAGGCCTGGCTTCACAAGGCACTTGAACAAGAGCTCACCAAATCCTCAACTTAA